One window of Amyelois transitella isolate CPQ chromosome 7, ilAmyTran1.1, whole genome shotgun sequence genomic DNA carries:
- the LOC106130182 gene encoding glutamate receptor-interacting protein 1 isoform X2 yields MFSNFKLPILKKGTKEEPVYCYRSVKSKPPKTPTLSRVKRHQRRRSEPGIVPSIVGFTKDSVAQESDRLAPGDRICSVNGISTARLTNDEVLRLLDNVEERASLEVEYYMPNYASQNSLYITTKLAEVPVEKVNGSLGITIRGGLPENSAPTADLVLNSRSLDAQPLVVTHVRPGGAAYNTSRIKPGDRLLKVDHIPLTNKTLSDVHQILQNCPQVTSLTIEYDVSIMESVKLATGPLLIEIERPCNEDLGLFLTNQRYSDEVYSSGSETYQRVGSCNAIYIDSILPASISDRCGALHPGDQLLAFDDHVIEGNNYTAEEVMCYLENSEGGFTRLHVAPRHVIGQMGRYTRENSISGTSTLNAKKHRQRNYRQSSMPKLGLQDDYDSQQNYMSMGVCRTESLNIQLEVPPGQSSGLAVHEENAMLVVSHVAAQSPAYRSGCLQTRDRVMSINGHENLTVDVANEILQRRNDSHSPKYLTLNVEFSMPNTIEASSGVFNVKLAKTTAGLGVTITGCKQKLLSNEEPMVISDIKPGSVAHRSGALAPGDQLLAINGQPLHNLSLDTAFNILQNSPDEIITLKIRKRDITEDWSNTHKHNPKLALQSFSNIEIKAVVHSGEDSGHHTDSPNNSAKESERSHGSNENGNTAVFTVELIKQENGPLGLTIAGSEDVTQPVLVSGLVEGGVAEKCGKLAIGDELLSINGESVLSKPLSEAIKLLQQSGQRVQLQLCRKVTGSIESAECSARDSSHSTSSPGLSNDSAVESWDQNTPVRTSANCGNSEVIEYAVPDKTRMTDKQPYSPTDEDKLMASNFNSAAPYSVNDLPLPNYSLNNSLKTFHYENTCIIPENTLKNKQNITREDDVQQIEILTTNMKDCQLHNMERSSCKCDYVQMGPYGMVSPKIRRPNWDNDYLNNGIYTVTTPQKSPLKSNMAGTSFQFSTSPIYENDVPGLYNSDAVSPARGSIHHVILYKDAIYDDYGFSVSDGLYERGVYINRIRKGGPADIVGLLRPYDRILQVNGTRTVDYDCCLTVPLIASAGERLEIVVQRLATSRDLKNRLDDNSSPSDSIVTKTI; encoded by the exons GTCGTTCGGAACCAGGCATCGTTCCTTCGATCGTGGGCTTCACCAAAGACTCCGTGGCCCAGGAGTCTGATCGCCTAGCGCCTGGAGACAGGATCTGCAGTGTCAACGGGATATCAACAGCAAGACTCACCAACGATGAGGTCCTTAGACTTCTGGATAATGTCGAAGAGAGGGCGTCGTTGGAAGTGGAGTACTATATGCCTAATTATG cCTCTCAAAACTCACTGTACATCACGACAAAGCTAGCAGAGGTGCCTGTTGAGAAGGTCAACGGCTCCCTCGGGATTACTATCAGAGGAGGCCTTCCAGAAAATTCTGCTCCTACAGCGGATTTGGTGCTCAACAGTAGGTCCTTAGACGCCCAGCCTTTGGTCGTAACTCATGTGAGACCAGGGGGTGCAGCATATAATACGTCGCGGATAAAACCGGGTGATAGGCTACTAAAAGTTGACCAT atacCTCTCACGAACAAAACGTTATCAGATGTCCATCAGATTCTCCAAAACTGTCCACAAGTCACCAGTCTTACCATAGAATACGACGTATCCATAATGGAATCAGTGAAATTAGCCACAGGACCCCTACTCATAGAAATAGAAAGACCTTGTAACGAGGatttaggattatttttgacCAATCAGAGGTACTCTGATGAAGTATACAGTTCAGGTTCAGAGACGTACCAAAGAGTGGGAAGTTGCAATGCTATTTATATTGACAGTATTTTACCGGCTAGTATAAGTGACAG atgTGGAGCGTTACACCCAGGGGATCAGCTTTTAGCCTTCGATGACCACGTGATCGAAGGGAACAACTATACTGCCGAGGAAGTGATGTGTTATTTGGAAAATAGTGAAGGCGGCTTCACTAGATTGCACGTGGCGCCGAGACACGTTATAGGTCAAATGGGGAGGTATACAAGAG aaaactCAATATCGGGTACATCTACGTTGAATGCTAAGAAACACAGGCAGAGGAACTACAGGCAAAGCTCGATGCCGAAGCTAGGCTTACAGGACGATTATG ATAGTCAACAGAACTACATGAGCATGGGCGTGTGTCGGACGGAGTCTCTGAATATACAGCTGGAAGTGCCTCCTGGGCAGAGCAGTGGGCTGGCGGTCCACGAGGAGAACGCTATGCTGGTAGTTTCACATGTGGCGGCTCAGTCGCCTGCGTACAG ATCCGGCTGCCTCCAAACAAGGGATCGGGTTATGTCAATCAATGGCCACGAGAATCTTACTGTAGATGTTgctaatgaaattttgcaaagGAGAAACGATTCGCACAGTCCAAAATATCTAACGCTGAATGTTGAATTTAGTATGCCCAATACGATAGAAGCATCTAGTGGAGTATTTAATGTCAAATTAGCTAAGACTACAGCGGGGCTTGGTGTTACAATTACAG GGTGCAAACAGAAACTTCTGAGTAATGAAGAACCGATGGTTATATCAGACATAAAGCCAGGATCAGTGGCTCATCGTAGTGGGGCTTTGGCGCCTGGAGATCAGCTTTTGGCCATAAACGGACAACCTTTACATAATTTGTCTTTA gaCACTGCTTTCAATATTCTTCAAAACTCACCAGACGAAATTATCACTTTGAAAATTCGTAAGCGTGACATAACGGAAGATTGGTCAAATACTCACAAGCATAATCCGAAATTAGCATTACAAAGCTTTagtaatatagaaataaaggcAGTTGTACACAGCGGTGAAGATTCTGGACACCACACAGATAGTCCGAATAATAGTGCTAAGGAAAGTGAAAGGAGTCACGGTAGCAATGAGAATGGCAATACGGCTGTTTTTACAGTGGAGTTAATAAAGCAAGAGAATGGTCCCTTGGGTCTGACAATCGCTGGAAGCGAGGATGTGACCCAACCTGTATTAGTCAGCGGGCTTGTTGAAG GCGGCGTAGCGGAAAAGTGTGGTAAACTAGCGATCGGTGACGAATTACTAAGTATTAACGGAGAAAGCGTGTTGAGCAAACCCTTGTCAGAGGCAATCAAACTATTACAGCAGAGCGGGCAGCGGGTACAACTTCAACTTTGCAGGAAAGTTACAG GTTCTATTGAAAGTGCTGAATGTAGCGCTAGAGATTCCAGTCATTCCACATCAAGTCCAGGTCTTTCTAACGACAGTGCTGTTGAGTCCTGGGATCAAAATACTCCTGTTCGAACTAGCGCAAACTGTG GTAATTCAGAAGTGATCGAATACGCTGTACCAGATAAAACTCGAATGACAGACAAACAACCATACTCCCCAACAGATGAAGATAAATTAATGGCTTCAAACTTTAATTCAGCTGCTCCGTACAGCGTTAACGACCTCCCTTTGCCAAATTATTCCTTAAATAATTCGCTAAAGACTTTCCACTACGAAAACACCTGCATCATTCCGGAGAATActttgaaaaacaaacaaaatataacgAGAGAAGATGATGTTcaacaaattgaaattttgacGACTAACATGAAGGATTGTCAACTACATAATATGGAACGATCGTCATGTAAATGCGATTATGTTCAGATGGGGCCGTATGGGATGGTTTCCCCTAAAATAAGAAGGCCTAATTGGGATAACGATTACTTAAATAATGGTATTTACACTGTGACAACACCACAGAAGTCGccacttaaatctaatatgGCGGGGACGAGTTTTCAGTTTTCGACGAGTCCTATTTACGAGAATGATGTTCcag GCCTCTACAATAGCGACGCAGTCTCTCCAGCACGCGGTTCAATCCATCACGTGATTCTGTACAAAGATGCCATTTATGATGACTATGGGTTCTCAGTATCTGATGGACTATACGAAAGAGGAGTTTACATCAACAGAATCAGAAAAGGAGGTCCGGCCGATATAGTGGGTTTACTTAGGCCTTACGATAGGATACTGCag gtGAATGGTACACGAACTGTGGACTATGACTGCTGTCTCACTGTCCCATTGATAGCATCCGCCGGAGAAAGATTGGAGATAGTGGTTCAAAGGCTGGCTACTTCCAGA
- the LOC106130182 gene encoding glutamate receptor-interacting protein 1 isoform X1, producing MFSNFKLPILKKGTKEEPVYCYRSVKSKPPKTPTLSRVKRHQRRRSEPGIVPSIVGFTKDSVAQESDRLAPGDRICSVNGISTARLTNDEVLRLLDNVEERASLEVEYYMPNYASQNSLYITTKLAEVPVEKVNGSLGITIRGGLPENSAPTADLVLNSRSLDAQPLVVTHVRPGGAAYNTSRIKPGDRLLKVDHIPLTNKTLSDVHQILQNCPQVTSLTIEYDVSIMESVKLATGPLLIEIERPCNEDLGLFLTNQRYSDEVYSSGSETYQRVGSCNAIYIDSILPASISDRCGALHPGDQLLAFDDHVIEGNNYTAEEVMCYLENSEGGFTRLHVAPRHVIGQMGRYTRENSISGTSTLNAKKHRQRNYRQSSMPKLGLQDDYDSQQNYMSMGVCRTESLNIQLEVPPGQSSGLAVHEENAMLVVSHVAAQSPAYRSGCLQTRDRVMSINGHENLTVDVANEILQRRNDSHSPKYLTLNVEFSMPNTIEASSGVFNVKLAKTTAGLGVTITGCKQKLLSNEEPMVISDIKPGSVAHRSGALAPGDQLLAINGQPLHNLSLDTAFNILQNSPDEIITLKIRKRDITEDWSNTHKHNPKLALQSFSNIEIKAVVHSGEDSGHHTDSPNNSAKESERSHGSNENGNTAVFTVELIKQENGPLGLTIAGSEDVTQPVLVSGLVEGGVAEKCGKLAIGDELLSINGESVLSKPLSEAIKLLQQSGQRVQLQLCRKVTGSIESAECSARDSSHSTSSPGLSNDSAVESWDQNTPVRTSANCVYIIGNSEVIEYAVPDKTRMTDKQPYSPTDEDKLMASNFNSAAPYSVNDLPLPNYSLNNSLKTFHYENTCIIPENTLKNKQNITREDDVQQIEILTTNMKDCQLHNMERSSCKCDYVQMGPYGMVSPKIRRPNWDNDYLNNGIYTVTTPQKSPLKSNMAGTSFQFSTSPIYENDVPGLYNSDAVSPARGSIHHVILYKDAIYDDYGFSVSDGLYERGVYINRIRKGGPADIVGLLRPYDRILQVNGTRTVDYDCCLTVPLIASAGERLEIVVQRLATSRDLKNRLDDNSSPSDSIVTKTI from the exons GTCGTTCGGAACCAGGCATCGTTCCTTCGATCGTGGGCTTCACCAAAGACTCCGTGGCCCAGGAGTCTGATCGCCTAGCGCCTGGAGACAGGATCTGCAGTGTCAACGGGATATCAACAGCAAGACTCACCAACGATGAGGTCCTTAGACTTCTGGATAATGTCGAAGAGAGGGCGTCGTTGGAAGTGGAGTACTATATGCCTAATTATG cCTCTCAAAACTCACTGTACATCACGACAAAGCTAGCAGAGGTGCCTGTTGAGAAGGTCAACGGCTCCCTCGGGATTACTATCAGAGGAGGCCTTCCAGAAAATTCTGCTCCTACAGCGGATTTGGTGCTCAACAGTAGGTCCTTAGACGCCCAGCCTTTGGTCGTAACTCATGTGAGACCAGGGGGTGCAGCATATAATACGTCGCGGATAAAACCGGGTGATAGGCTACTAAAAGTTGACCAT atacCTCTCACGAACAAAACGTTATCAGATGTCCATCAGATTCTCCAAAACTGTCCACAAGTCACCAGTCTTACCATAGAATACGACGTATCCATAATGGAATCAGTGAAATTAGCCACAGGACCCCTACTCATAGAAATAGAAAGACCTTGTAACGAGGatttaggattatttttgacCAATCAGAGGTACTCTGATGAAGTATACAGTTCAGGTTCAGAGACGTACCAAAGAGTGGGAAGTTGCAATGCTATTTATATTGACAGTATTTTACCGGCTAGTATAAGTGACAG atgTGGAGCGTTACACCCAGGGGATCAGCTTTTAGCCTTCGATGACCACGTGATCGAAGGGAACAACTATACTGCCGAGGAAGTGATGTGTTATTTGGAAAATAGTGAAGGCGGCTTCACTAGATTGCACGTGGCGCCGAGACACGTTATAGGTCAAATGGGGAGGTATACAAGAG aaaactCAATATCGGGTACATCTACGTTGAATGCTAAGAAACACAGGCAGAGGAACTACAGGCAAAGCTCGATGCCGAAGCTAGGCTTACAGGACGATTATG ATAGTCAACAGAACTACATGAGCATGGGCGTGTGTCGGACGGAGTCTCTGAATATACAGCTGGAAGTGCCTCCTGGGCAGAGCAGTGGGCTGGCGGTCCACGAGGAGAACGCTATGCTGGTAGTTTCACATGTGGCGGCTCAGTCGCCTGCGTACAG ATCCGGCTGCCTCCAAACAAGGGATCGGGTTATGTCAATCAATGGCCACGAGAATCTTACTGTAGATGTTgctaatgaaattttgcaaagGAGAAACGATTCGCACAGTCCAAAATATCTAACGCTGAATGTTGAATTTAGTATGCCCAATACGATAGAAGCATCTAGTGGAGTATTTAATGTCAAATTAGCTAAGACTACAGCGGGGCTTGGTGTTACAATTACAG GGTGCAAACAGAAACTTCTGAGTAATGAAGAACCGATGGTTATATCAGACATAAAGCCAGGATCAGTGGCTCATCGTAGTGGGGCTTTGGCGCCTGGAGATCAGCTTTTGGCCATAAACGGACAACCTTTACATAATTTGTCTTTA gaCACTGCTTTCAATATTCTTCAAAACTCACCAGACGAAATTATCACTTTGAAAATTCGTAAGCGTGACATAACGGAAGATTGGTCAAATACTCACAAGCATAATCCGAAATTAGCATTACAAAGCTTTagtaatatagaaataaaggcAGTTGTACACAGCGGTGAAGATTCTGGACACCACACAGATAGTCCGAATAATAGTGCTAAGGAAAGTGAAAGGAGTCACGGTAGCAATGAGAATGGCAATACGGCTGTTTTTACAGTGGAGTTAATAAAGCAAGAGAATGGTCCCTTGGGTCTGACAATCGCTGGAAGCGAGGATGTGACCCAACCTGTATTAGTCAGCGGGCTTGTTGAAG GCGGCGTAGCGGAAAAGTGTGGTAAACTAGCGATCGGTGACGAATTACTAAGTATTAACGGAGAAAGCGTGTTGAGCAAACCCTTGTCAGAGGCAATCAAACTATTACAGCAGAGCGGGCAGCGGGTACAACTTCAACTTTGCAGGAAAGTTACAG GTTCTATTGAAAGTGCTGAATGTAGCGCTAGAGATTCCAGTCATTCCACATCAAGTCCAGGTCTTTCTAACGACAGTGCTGTTGAGTCCTGGGATCAAAATACTCCTGTTCGAACTAGCGCAAACTGTG TTTATATTATAGGTAATTCAGAAGTGATCGAATACGCTGTACCAGATAAAACTCGAATGACAGACAAACAACCATACTCCCCAACAGATGAAGATAAATTAATGGCTTCAAACTTTAATTCAGCTGCTCCGTACAGCGTTAACGACCTCCCTTTGCCAAATTATTCCTTAAATAATTCGCTAAAGACTTTCCACTACGAAAACACCTGCATCATTCCGGAGAATActttgaaaaacaaacaaaatataacgAGAGAAGATGATGTTcaacaaattgaaattttgacGACTAACATGAAGGATTGTCAACTACATAATATGGAACGATCGTCATGTAAATGCGATTATGTTCAGATGGGGCCGTATGGGATGGTTTCCCCTAAAATAAGAAGGCCTAATTGGGATAACGATTACTTAAATAATGGTATTTACACTGTGACAACACCACAGAAGTCGccacttaaatctaatatgGCGGGGACGAGTTTTCAGTTTTCGACGAGTCCTATTTACGAGAATGATGTTCcag GCCTCTACAATAGCGACGCAGTCTCTCCAGCACGCGGTTCAATCCATCACGTGATTCTGTACAAAGATGCCATTTATGATGACTATGGGTTCTCAGTATCTGATGGACTATACGAAAGAGGAGTTTACATCAACAGAATCAGAAAAGGAGGTCCGGCCGATATAGTGGGTTTACTTAGGCCTTACGATAGGATACTGCag gtGAATGGTACACGAACTGTGGACTATGACTGCTGTCTCACTGTCCCATTGATAGCATCCGCCGGAGAAAGATTGGAGATAGTGGTTCAAAGGCTGGCTACTTCCAGA